A part of Deltaproteobacteria bacterium genomic DNA contains:
- a CDS encoding cytochrome c biogenesis protein ResB, with amino-acid sequence MNFIGKIWSFFASTALSVVLMALICVDAIYGSVLVVANRPFFEILDREILMPWLVYEGPKHLSLTLWIYVLIALMFFFAVNTAVCTADRFYSIWKNKRPWQSLLPHVVHAGFLIALLGHLIGGLYGIRSYDNAVFEGEKTPLRNAPGLSVRLDSTETDYGPRGMPSRIATTITVFEGETEVKSATASVNSPVLHGLTAFHHADSGETVSGLLMDVSGETLSVPFGSSFKVKDGRTLWLSRVFPDFAMEADGTPYSRSREMRNPHAEILMPDSKRGYLPLSAPGSAIRAGGFTIELRDYVRTEYAIINVVKDPGIVLIGLGSLVLSVGMVLLLVAGVNRGELIGR; translated from the coding sequence TCTGCGTTGATGCCATTTACGGCTCAGTGCTCGTTGTGGCCAACAGGCCGTTCTTCGAGATACTTGACAGGGAAATACTTATGCCCTGGCTTGTCTATGAGGGGCCAAAGCATCTTTCCCTCACGCTCTGGATATATGTTCTCATAGCGCTCATGTTCTTTTTTGCCGTGAACACAGCCGTATGCACTGCGGACAGGTTTTATTCCATATGGAAGAATAAAAGGCCGTGGCAGTCTCTTTTGCCGCATGTTGTGCATGCGGGCTTTCTGATAGCCCTACTCGGGCATTTGATAGGCGGCCTTTACGGCATAAGGTCTTACGATAATGCCGTGTTCGAGGGCGAGAAGACGCCTCTTAGAAATGCGCCAGGGCTTTCGGTAAGGCTCGATTCCACTGAGACCGACTACGGTCCGCGCGGCATGCCAAGCCGCATCGCTACAACGATAACTGTTTTCGAAGGTGAAACCGAGGTAAAGAGCGCTACTGCAAGCGTTAACTCCCCGGTGCTCCACGGCCTTACTGCCTTTCATCACGCTGACTCCGGCGAGACCGTATCGGGCCTTCTCATGGACGTTTCAGGCGAAACGCTTAGCGTGCCGTTTGGAAGCAGTTTTAAAGTGAAGGACGGACGCACGCTCTGGCTAAGCAGGGTGTTCCCGGACTTTGCCATGGAGGCCGACGGCACTCCGTACTCGCGCTCAAGGGAGATGCGAAACCCGCATGCCGAAATACTTATGCCGGACAGTAAGCGCGGCTATCTGCCGCTCTCTGCCCCGGGCTCCGCAATACGCGCCGGAGGATTTACCATAGAACTTCGGGATTACGTCCGTACGGAGTACGCAATCATTAACGTCGTAAAGGACCCGGGCATCGTGCTGATAGGGCTTGGCTCTCTGGTGCTATCGGTTGGCATGGTGTTATTGCTTGTTGCGGGCGTAAACAGGGGCGAGCTTATCGGACGGTAG